In Brassica napus cultivar Da-Ae unplaced genomic scaffold, Da-Ae ScsIHWf_1377;HRSCAF=1954, whole genome shotgun sequence, one DNA window encodes the following:
- the LOC125597090 gene encoding uncharacterized protein LOC125597090 encodes MRHHLIEGLKDQYMTIENPLDLWNALRHRYDHQKMVLLPKARHDWMHLRFMDFKSVDEYNSALFKIVSILRLCGEEVSDVMMLEKTYTTFNQSNSVLQQQYRTKGFATYTDLISCLLLAEANNELLMKNSGARPAGTAPLPEAHDIEKKDPKEIYYAQDNRKPYGHSRGGYRGRRRDNHNGRDSYSTGRRGNHNNRGRGSNYGRGRGSYGRGRGGISKPSYTSKSLCHRCGMDNHWAKNCRTPKH; translated from the coding sequence atgcgccatcatctcattgaaggtcttaaagatcagtacatgacgATTGAGAATCCATTGGACCTTTGGAATGCTTTAAGGcacagatatgatcaccaaaagatggtgttgcttccaaaggcaagGCACGATTGGATGCATCTCAGATTCATGGActtcaagtccgtggatgagtacAACTCGGCCTTGTTCAAAATCGTCTCAATACTAAGACTGTGTGGTGAAGAAGTATCTGATGTTatgatgcttgaaaagacctaTACGACTTTCAATCAGTCGAATTCTGTACTGCAGCAGCAGTATAGAACAAAAGGTTTTgccacatacactgatctgatctcctGTCTACTCTTGGCCGAGGCAAATAATGAGCTTCTCATGAAGAACAGTGGAGCTAGACCGGCCGGGACAGCACCATTACCCGAAGCCCATGACattgaaaagaaagatcccaagGAAATCTACTATGCCCAAGACAACAGGAAACCATACGGTCATAGCCGTGGTGGGTACAGGGGGCGTAGACGTGACAACCATAATGGTCGAGATAGCTACTCAACCGGCCGTAggggaaaccacaataaccgtggtcgtggttccaattacggtCGGGGCCGAGGGAGTTATGGCCGTGGACGAGGTGGtatatccaaaccatcttacacgtccaaGTCCTTATGTCACAGATGCGGGATGGACAatcattgggccaagaactgcAGAACTCCAAAGCACTT